From a single Nissabacter sp. SGAir0207 genomic region:
- a CDS encoding Hcp family type VI secretion system effector, translating to MAIPVYLWLKDDGGAHIKGAVDVQGREGSIEVTEFTHKLHIPTDNNTGKLTGTRVHSPVVLTKETDGSTPYLYRAVSSGQTLKSAEFKWYRINEAGQEEEYFNTLLENVKLVSVTPVMYDVKDPAKDKHNHMEQVELRYEKITWTYKDGNIIYSDSWNERATA from the coding sequence ATGGCTATTCCAGTCTATCTGTGGCTGAAGGATGACGGCGGCGCACACATCAAAGGGGCCGTCGACGTGCAGGGCCGTGAAGGCAGCATTGAGGTCACGGAGTTCACTCACAAATTGCACATTCCGACCGACAACAATACCGGCAAGCTGACCGGCACCCGGGTGCATTCGCCGGTGGTACTGACCAAAGAGACCGACGGCTCCACCCCTTATCTGTACCGGGCGGTGTCCAGTGGTCAGACCCTGAAATCGGCCGAATTTAAATGGTACCGCATCAACGAAGCCGGTCAGGAAGAGGAGTATTTCAATACCCTGCTGGAGAACGTGAAACTGGTGAGCGTCACACCGGTGATGTACGACGTCAAAGACCCTGCCAAGGACAAGCACAACCATATGGAACAGGTTGAGCTTCGTTACGAAAAAATCACCTGGACCTACAAAGACGGCAACATCATCTATTCCGACTCCTGGAATGAGCGCGCCACAGCCTGA
- the nadE gene encoding ammonia-dependent NAD(+) synthetase gives MALQQEIIEALKVKPQIDAKEEIRRSVDFLKAYLQSASLKTLVLGISGGQDSTLTGKLCQLAIDELREESGSDTYQFIGVRLPHGNQADESDCQDAINFIKPSRVLTVNIKESVLASEAALRKAGIELSDFVKGNEKARERMKAQYSIASMTQGLVVGTDHAAEAVTGFYTKYGDGGTDINPIFRLNKRQGKALLAELGCPEHLYKKVPTADLEEDRPGLPDEVALGVTYEMIDDYLEGKQVEPNVAAIIERWYTRTEHKRQLPVTVFDDFWKKK, from the coding sequence ATGGCATTGCAACAAGAGATCATCGAGGCGCTCAAGGTAAAACCACAGATTGATGCGAAGGAGGAGATCCGCCGCAGCGTTGACTTCCTGAAAGCCTATCTTCAATCGGCATCGCTAAAAACACTGGTGCTGGGCATCAGCGGCGGCCAGGATTCGACCCTGACTGGCAAGCTGTGCCAGCTGGCGATTGACGAGTTGCGTGAAGAGAGCGGCAGCGACACCTACCAATTTATCGGTGTGCGCCTGCCCCACGGCAACCAAGCGGATGAGTCTGACTGTCAGGACGCCATCAATTTCATCAAGCCGAGCCGGGTGCTGACGGTCAATATCAAGGAGTCGGTGCTGGCGAGTGAGGCCGCGCTGCGTAAGGCAGGCATTGAACTGAGCGATTTTGTCAAAGGCAATGAGAAGGCGCGTGAGCGCATGAAAGCCCAGTACAGCATTGCCAGCATGACGCAGGGGCTGGTGGTAGGGACAGACCACGCGGCAGAGGCGGTCACCGGCTTCTATACCAAGTATGGCGACGGCGGCACCGACATTAACCCCATCTTCCGCCTTAACAAACGTCAGGGCAAAGCGCTGCTGGCCGAGCTGGGCTGCCCCGAGCACCTCTACAAAAAGGTGCCAACGGCAGATCTGGAGGAGGATCGCCCCGGCCTGCCGGATGAGGTGGCATTGGGCGTGACCTATGAGATGATTGATGATTATCTGGAAGGCAAACAGGTTGAGCCAAACGTGGCGGCGATCATTGAGCGTTGGTACACCCGTACTGAGCACAAGCGCCAGCTGCCGGTCACGGTGTTTGACGACTTCTGGAAGAAAAAATAA
- the tssC gene encoding type VI secretion system contractile sheath large subunit, producing the protein MLMSVKNETLSAAGSTAVVEQPHAGGVYASLFDKINLKPVAELRDLNVWQDNQAMADASADERVTAAVQVFLTRLHLSRQKVEKLDKALLDHHIAELDYQISRQLDQVMHHPEFQQVESLWRGLKHLVDRTDYRQNVKTEILDVSKEDLRQDFEDAPEIVQSGLYYHTYTQEYDTPGGEPVAALVSSYEFDASAQDVALLRNISKVAASAHMPFIGTVGPKFFMKESMEEVAAIKDIGNYFDRAEYIKWKAFRDTDDARYIGLTMPRVLGRLPYGPDTVPVRSFNYVEQVKGPDHEKYLWTSAAFAFAANMVRSFIKNGWCVQIRGPQAGGAVTDLPIHLYDLGTGSQVKIPSEVMIPETREFEFANLGFIPLSFYKNRDYACFFSANSAQKPALFDAPDATANSRINARLPYIFLLSRIAHYLKLIQRENIGTTKDRRLLELELNTWVRTLVTEMTDPGDELQASHPLRDAKVVVEDIEDNPGFFRVKLYAVPHFQVEGMDVNLSLVSQMPKAKS; encoded by the coding sequence ATGCTGATGTCTGTAAAAAACGAAACCCTCTCTGCCGCCGGTAGCACCGCTGTCGTGGAACAGCCGCATGCGGGTGGCGTCTATGCCTCCCTGTTTGACAAAATTAACCTGAAGCCGGTTGCCGAGCTGCGTGATTTGAACGTCTGGCAGGACAATCAGGCCATGGCCGACGCCAGCGCCGATGAGCGCGTCACCGCGGCCGTGCAGGTGTTCCTCACCCGTCTGCACCTCTCCCGCCAAAAAGTGGAGAAGCTGGATAAAGCACTGCTGGATCACCACATCGCCGAACTGGATTACCAGATCAGCCGCCAGCTGGATCAAGTGATGCACCACCCGGAGTTCCAGCAGGTGGAGTCGCTGTGGCGCGGGCTGAAACACCTGGTGGACCGCACCGATTACCGCCAGAACGTCAAGACCGAGATCCTGGATGTCTCCAAAGAGGATCTGCGCCAGGACTTTGAGGATGCGCCAGAGATTGTCCAGAGCGGCCTCTATTACCACACCTACACCCAGGAGTATGACACCCCCGGCGGCGAACCGGTGGCGGCGTTGGTCTCCTCCTATGAGTTTGATGCCTCGGCGCAAGATGTGGCGCTGCTGCGCAATATCTCCAAGGTGGCGGCATCCGCCCACATGCCTTTCATTGGCACCGTTGGCCCGAAATTCTTCATGAAAGAGTCGATGGAGGAGGTGGCGGCCATCAAGGACATCGGCAACTACTTTGACCGTGCCGAATACATCAAGTGGAAAGCGTTCCGTGACACCGATGACGCCCGCTACATCGGCCTGACCATGCCGCGCGTGCTGGGTCGCCTGCCGTATGGCCCGGACACGGTGCCGGTGCGCAGCTTCAACTACGTTGAGCAGGTGAAAGGCCCGGATCATGAGAAGTACCTCTGGACCAGCGCTGCGTTCGCCTTTGCCGCCAACATGGTGCGCAGCTTCATCAAAAATGGCTGGTGTGTCCAGATCCGTGGGCCGCAGGCGGGTGGGGCGGTCACGGATCTGCCAATCCACCTGTACGATCTCGGCACCGGCAGCCAGGTGAAAATTCCCTCTGAGGTGATGATCCCTGAAACCCGTGAATTTGAGTTCGCCAACCTCGGTTTCATCCCGCTCTCGTTCTACAAAAACCGCGACTACGCCTGCTTCTTCTCGGCCAACTCCGCCCAGAAACCGGCACTGTTTGATGCCCCGGATGCCACGGCAAACAGCCGCATCAATGCGCGCCTGCCCTACATCTTCCTGCTGTCTCGCATTGCTCACTACCTGAAGCTGATTCAGCGCGAAAACATCGGTACCACCAAGGATCGCCGCCTGTTGGAGCTGGAGCTGAATACTTGGGTGCGCACGCTGGTCACTGAAATGACCGATCCAGGCGACGAGCTGCAAGCTTCACACCCGCTGCGCGACGCGAAAGTGGTGGTGGAGGATATCGAGGACAATCCTGGCTTCTTCCGCGTGAAACTCTACGCCGTGCCGCACTTCCAGGTGGAAGGGATGGACGTCAACTTGTCACTGGTCAGCCAGATGCCAAAGGCCAAATCGTAA
- the tssK gene encoding type VI secretion system baseplate subunit TssK — protein MVKTEQPLWGRGIMLSPQHFQQQAAYAAWTEECIARMGLSHPWGILHVSFEPQMLALGRLQAHRLHVRFQDGTLIDTDNADALPPALLLDGEQQENVVVLALPLLRANGNNCLKPDETADRPVRYRQRWHDIRNHFGDDDRQIAVIQPELTLRFAHQDNSDYLTCPVARLLQDSQGNWILDEAFLPPLLNINSSRWLMTHLEQLLVQLRARLSRLMAMRRESNERMADFAVADVSLFWLLNALNSAEPVLNQFWQAPQSPVERLYPELARLAGSLLTFSLAHKVSAIPNYQHTQLNAVFPPLFDLLSDLLEASLPSRVVAIELTCDKRMRQWHAQLQDPRLRDGADYYLSVRSSMPVAQIQEQFPRQCKVGSPDYVTSLVNASRQGIPLNPLRHVPAAIPLRLENQYFSLDLSHPAAQEMLASGHCMFYVPGTLGDPELELYAVLRT, from the coding sequence CTGGTGAAAACAGAACAACCTTTATGGGGTCGGGGCATCATGCTCTCGCCCCAGCATTTTCAACAACAGGCCGCCTATGCGGCCTGGACGGAGGAGTGTATCGCACGGATGGGCCTGTCCCATCCGTGGGGTATTCTGCACGTCTCCTTTGAACCCCAGATGCTGGCGCTTGGCCGCCTGCAGGCGCACCGGCTGCATGTCCGTTTTCAGGATGGAACCCTGATTGATACGGACAATGCCGATGCCTTGCCGCCCGCGCTGCTCCTTGATGGTGAACAGCAAGAGAATGTGGTGGTACTGGCATTGCCGTTGCTGCGGGCAAATGGAAACAACTGCCTGAAGCCGGATGAGACAGCGGATCGGCCAGTGCGTTACCGCCAGCGCTGGCACGATATCCGCAACCATTTCGGTGATGACGATCGCCAGATTGCGGTCATTCAGCCAGAGCTGACGCTACGGTTTGCCCATCAGGACAACAGTGACTACCTCACCTGCCCAGTGGCACGTTTACTTCAAGATTCGCAGGGCAACTGGATACTGGACGAGGCATTCCTGCCGCCCCTGTTAAACATCAACAGCAGCCGCTGGCTGATGACCCACCTGGAGCAGCTACTGGTTCAGCTACGCGCACGCCTGAGCCGCCTGATGGCGATGCGTCGTGAAAGCAATGAGCGGATGGCAGATTTTGCCGTCGCGGACGTCTCACTGTTTTGGCTACTCAATGCCCTGAACAGCGCTGAACCGGTGTTGAACCAGTTCTGGCAGGCACCACAAAGCCCTGTCGAGCGTCTCTATCCAGAGCTTGCCCGTCTGGCCGGCAGCTTACTGACCTTCTCCCTTGCGCATAAGGTCAGCGCCATTCCGAACTATCAACACACGCAACTCAACGCGGTTTTCCCACCATTGTTTGACCTGTTGAGCGATTTGCTGGAGGCCAGCCTGCCGTCACGTGTGGTCGCCATTGAGCTGACGTGCGACAAGCGGATGCGTCAGTGGCACGCCCAGTTGCAAGACCCCCGCCTGCGCGACGGGGCGGATTACTACCTGTCGGTGCGCTCATCCATGCCAGTGGCGCAAATTCAGGAGCAGTTCCCGCGGCAGTGCAAGGTTGGCAGCCCGGATTATGTGACCAGCCTGGTCAATGCGTCGCGGCAGGGCATTCCCCTTAACCCGCTGCGCCATGTTCCGGCCGCCATTCCCCTGCGTTTGGAGAATCAATATTTCTCGCTTGATCTGAGCCACCCGGCGGCTCAGGAGATGCTGGCAAGCGGGCACTGTATGTTTTACGTCCCAGGCACACTGGGTGACCCAGAACTTGAACTCTATGCGGTGCTAAGAACATGA
- a CDS encoding OmpA family protein, giving the protein MSLAQKRLLALWAVLLSGLVCQGFLPVPRLAAILLMLAIWGLIGVVFAVTTRRHEADEEIQLAHLPNAAYRQPVVLVCGDMPYPWPAETAVLAASQGCWIRVAAHQDVEQVARQVLRLRPDWGRQLSVMVTVCPQQHDDIETLTSHLLSLRWKLGRLRRASGLAIPLVLQGVAGSAMMKQMIWQASLPNERLCVWDGVSPFGPADDWLEAGGAAALQHQVLMNALVDWFQQHVVATLTNSDPDMPGLQPAAVLWGMGPVMDALQLHSLWALWLQQHTALRQVIGWQPADNDLPHAPLLPDFILPLLPEGHGLTPRQRACRSGFTLFIVAAIFALCSSGWNNRQLVQRLSFDIQHYQRIPMNDHRPKAEAVNVLRQDLAQLDEWARGGEPLRLSLGLYQGTRLRMPILDVIRTYTPPAPPPKPAPKPPKIVRLDSMSLFDSGRAELKAGSTKMLVNSLVDIKAKPGWLIVVAGHTDNVGDERTNQQLSLRRAVSVRNWMRDTGDVPESCFAVQGYGESRPLQSNETSVGRAANRRVEISLVPQADACRLPATNLASPGTAEASTHLMEN; this is encoded by the coding sequence ATGAGTCTGGCACAAAAGCGCCTGCTGGCGCTCTGGGCAGTGCTGCTGAGCGGACTGGTCTGCCAAGGTTTTCTGCCTGTCCCCCGTCTGGCCGCCATCCTGTTAATGCTGGCAATCTGGGGGCTTATTGGCGTTGTCTTTGCTGTCACCACCCGCCGACATGAAGCCGATGAAGAGATTCAGCTTGCTCACCTCCCCAATGCCGCTTACCGCCAGCCTGTGGTGTTGGTCTGCGGCGACATGCCATACCCTTGGCCGGCAGAGACCGCGGTGCTCGCGGCCAGCCAGGGGTGCTGGATCCGTGTGGCCGCGCATCAGGATGTCGAACAGGTTGCCCGCCAGGTGCTGCGGCTACGACCGGACTGGGGGCGTCAACTCTCAGTAATGGTGACGGTCTGCCCGCAACAGCATGATGACATTGAGACCCTGACCAGCCATTTGTTGTCTCTGCGCTGGAAGCTTGGCCGGTTACGCCGGGCTAGCGGCCTCGCCATTCCCTTGGTGCTACAGGGAGTGGCAGGCAGCGCCATGATGAAGCAGATGATCTGGCAGGCTTCGTTGCCCAATGAACGCCTCTGCGTCTGGGATGGCGTGTCGCCCTTCGGCCCGGCCGATGACTGGTTAGAAGCCGGGGGCGCGGCGGCCCTCCAACACCAGGTGCTGATGAACGCGCTGGTGGATTGGTTCCAGCAACATGTGGTCGCCACCTTGACAAACAGTGACCCGGATATGCCTGGTCTGCAACCTGCGGCAGTGCTGTGGGGGATGGGCCCCGTGATGGATGCCCTACAGCTGCACTCCCTCTGGGCACTCTGGTTGCAGCAACATACGGCACTGCGTCAGGTCATCGGGTGGCAGCCAGCGGATAACGATCTTCCCCACGCACCGCTGTTACCTGACTTTATTTTGCCGTTGTTACCGGAGGGACATGGCCTGACGCCACGCCAACGGGCCTGCCGATCGGGCTTTACCCTCTTTATTGTTGCCGCCATCTTTGCGCTGTGTAGCAGTGGCTGGAACAACCGCCAGCTGGTGCAACGCCTGAGCTTTGACATTCAGCACTATCAACGTATCCCGATGAATGACCACCGTCCCAAGGCAGAGGCTGTCAACGTGCTGCGTCAGGATCTGGCGCAGCTGGATGAGTGGGCGCGCGGTGGCGAGCCACTTCGCCTGAGCCTCGGGCTCTATCAAGGCACCCGGCTGCGAATGCCCATATTGGATGTCATCCGTACCTATACGCCGCCTGCGCCGCCGCCCAAGCCTGCCCCGAAACCACCCAAAATTGTCCGTCTCGACAGCATGTCACTGTTCGATTCTGGCCGGGCAGAGTTGAAAGCGGGCTCAACAAAAATGCTGGTGAACTCGCTGGTGGATATTAAGGCGAAACCGGGCTGGCTGATTGTCGTCGCTGGACATACCGACAATGTCGGCGATGAACGTACCAACCAACAGCTTTCGCTAAGGCGGGCAGTCTCCGTACGCAACTGGATGCGCGACACCGGCGACGTACCGGAGAGCTGTTTTGCGGTACAGGGCTATGGAGAGAGCCGACCTTTGCAATCCAACGAAACCTCGGTGGGCCGCGCGGCTAACCGGCGTGTCGAAATCAGTCTGGTGCCGCAGGCAGATGCCTGTCGGTTGCCGGCAACTAACCTGGCCTCACCGGGAACGGCCGAGGCTTCTACTCACCTAATGGAGAATTAA
- the tssB gene encoding type VI secretion system contractile sheath small subunit: protein MSESFQSEIPKARVNIKLDLHTGGAQKKVELPLKLLVAGDFSHGQEHRPISEREKMNIDKNNFDSVLSDLHPCVNLTVENTLAGDGSEESVKLVFNEMKDFEPERVARQIPQLKAMLAMRNLLRDLKSNLLDNTTFRKELEAILKDPALSDDLRDEISALASKEA, encoded by the coding sequence ATGTCAGAGTCTTTCCAGTCGGAAATACCCAAGGCCCGCGTCAATATTAAACTCGACCTGCACACCGGCGGGGCGCAAAAGAAAGTCGAGTTGCCGCTAAAACTGCTGGTGGCAGGGGATTTCAGCCACGGTCAGGAGCACCGGCCAATCTCTGAACGCGAGAAAATGAATATCGACAAAAATAATTTTGACAGCGTCCTGTCAGACCTCCATCCCTGCGTCAACCTTACCGTCGAGAACACGCTGGCCGGCGATGGCAGCGAAGAGAGCGTAAAGCTGGTGTTCAACGAGATGAAGGACTTTGAACCGGAGCGGGTAGCGCGGCAGATCCCACAGCTCAAGGCGATGCTCGCGATGCGTAACCTGTTACGCGACCTCAAATCCAACCTGCTGGACAACACCACCTTCCGTAAAGAGCTGGAGGCCATCCTGAAGGATCCGGCCCTGAGCGACGATTTGCGTGACGAGATTTCGGCGCTGGCGTCGAAAGAAGCCTGA
- the tssH gene encoding type VI secretion system ATPase TssH codes for MEHQSASLLRRLNPYCAGALEAAASLCQTRAHREITPEHLILKLLEQGEGDITVIARRYEWDLDGLWQGLLVHLDRLPHAVKGRPQLADNLMSLIRQAWLAASQDEGDTQIRSAHLLAALVENPKLVSCNSLWPLLSLRISQVERLRPLLDVQSDERPARQQEAGLSPAAEGVTSVSPTDTASPALADALQSVLDRFTQDITAKARAEEIDPIFGRDNEIRQMVDILSRRRKNNPILVGEPGVGKTALVEGLALRIAQGNVPDSLKTVSVRTLDLGLLQAGAGVKGEFEQRLKNIIDAVQQSPNPVLLFIDEAHTIIGAGNQAGGADAANLLKPALARGELRTIAATTWSEYKQYFERDAALERRFQRVSVDEPDDDSACLMLRGLKSRYALHHGVHITDAAVRTAVTLSRRYLTGRQLPDKAVDLLDTAAARVRISLDTVPETITCLKAQLTALALEEQALRDDIATGSSLPGERLQEIETQRVALTTTLQQQEARLIEERAQVEALMACRRDSARQAELPARQQQLDALQKEGALIQVDVDSRTVANVIADWTGIPLSTLMKDEQSELLSLEDDLGKRVVGQAAALNAIAQRLRAAKTGLTAENGPQGVFLLAGPSGTGKTETALALADCLYGGEKSLITLNLSEYQEPHTVSQLKGSPPGYVGYGQGGILTEAVRKRPYSVVLLDEVEKAHRDVMNLFYQVFDRGFMRDGEGREIDFRHTVILMTSNLGGDHIMQLLEEQPAATESDLHELVRPLLRDHFQPALLARFQTVLYRPLSESALRTIVEMKLEKVTGRLTRHYGIRSQIEESLYDALTAACLLPDTGARNIDSLLNQQILPVLSQQLLAHLAAGQQPHTLTLGWHEEEGVVLDLGEQSHLNGSDKE; via the coding sequence ATGGAACACCAGTCAGCCTCCCTGTTACGACGCCTCAACCCTTACTGCGCTGGCGCGCTGGAAGCGGCAGCCAGCCTTTGCCAAACACGGGCGCATAGAGAAATCACACCCGAACACCTGATCCTGAAACTGCTGGAGCAGGGGGAGGGCGACATAACCGTTATCGCCCGCCGTTATGAGTGGGATCTGGATGGCCTGTGGCAAGGTCTGCTGGTCCATCTGGATCGCCTGCCGCACGCCGTCAAAGGACGGCCGCAGCTTGCAGATAATCTGATGAGCCTGATCCGTCAGGCGTGGCTGGCGGCATCACAGGACGAGGGTGACACGCAGATCCGTAGTGCCCACTTGCTGGCGGCGCTGGTGGAGAATCCTAAACTGGTCAGTTGCAACAGCCTGTGGCCGCTGTTGAGCCTGCGCATCAGCCAGGTGGAGCGGCTGCGCCCGCTGCTGGATGTGCAATCTGATGAACGGCCAGCACGGCAACAGGAGGCAGGCTTATCGCCAGCAGCCGAGGGCGTGACGTCGGTTTCCCCTACAGACACGGCCTCTCCCGCCCTCGCTGATGCATTGCAGAGCGTGTTGGACAGATTCACCCAAGACATTACCGCAAAGGCACGGGCCGAGGAGATTGACCCCATTTTTGGCCGCGACAATGAGATCCGCCAGATGGTGGATATTCTCTCCCGCCGCCGTAAAAATAATCCCATTCTGGTGGGCGAGCCGGGCGTGGGCAAAACCGCGCTGGTGGAGGGGCTGGCGCTGCGCATTGCGCAGGGCAACGTCCCTGACAGCCTGAAAACCGTCAGTGTGCGTACCCTGGATCTTGGGCTGTTGCAGGCCGGTGCTGGCGTGAAAGGGGAGTTTGAGCAGCGGCTAAAAAATATCATTGATGCCGTACAGCAGTCACCCAATCCGGTGCTGTTGTTCATTGATGAGGCGCACACCATCATTGGCGCCGGCAATCAGGCCGGGGGCGCAGATGCGGCTAACCTGCTGAAACCTGCTTTGGCGCGCGGGGAGTTGCGAACCATTGCCGCCACCACCTGGAGTGAGTACAAGCAATATTTTGAGCGCGACGCCGCACTGGAGCGCCGTTTCCAACGGGTGAGCGTGGATGAACCCGATGACGATTCCGCCTGTCTGATGCTGCGCGGCCTGAAATCCCGCTATGCCCTGCACCACGGCGTGCATATCACCGATGCCGCGGTGCGCACCGCGGTCACGCTCTCCCGCCGCTATCTCACCGGCCGGCAACTGCCGGATAAAGCGGTAGACCTATTGGACACTGCCGCCGCCCGAGTCCGCATCAGCCTGGATACGGTGCCAGAAACGATCACCTGCCTTAAGGCCCAACTCACCGCTCTGGCGCTGGAAGAGCAGGCGTTGCGGGATGATATTGCCACGGGCAGCAGCCTGCCCGGCGAGCGTCTGCAGGAGATTGAAACGCAACGTGTGGCGCTGACCACCACCTTGCAGCAGCAGGAGGCGCGCCTGATTGAGGAGCGGGCTCAGGTGGAGGCGTTGATGGCGTGCCGCCGCGATAGCGCGCGTCAGGCGGAGCTACCGGCACGACAACAGCAACTGGACGCGCTGCAAAAAGAGGGAGCACTGATTCAGGTGGATGTTGACAGCCGTACCGTTGCCAACGTTATCGCAGACTGGACAGGCATACCGCTCTCGACCCTGATGAAGGATGAGCAGAGCGAGCTGCTGTCGCTGGAAGATGATCTGGGCAAACGGGTGGTGGGTCAGGCCGCCGCGCTGAATGCCATTGCGCAGCGCCTACGCGCGGCCAAAACCGGCTTGACTGCTGAGAATGGCCCCCAAGGCGTCTTCCTGCTTGCCGGCCCCAGCGGCACCGGGAAAACTGAAACCGCGTTGGCGCTGGCCGACTGCCTGTATGGCGGTGAAAAGTCACTGATTACCCTCAACCTCTCAGAATATCAGGAGCCGCACACGGTTTCCCAGCTTAAAGGCTCCCCGCCGGGATACGTCGGCTATGGTCAGGGGGGCATCCTCACTGAAGCGGTACGCAAGCGTCCCTACAGCGTAGTGCTGCTCGACGAGGTCGAAAAAGCGCACCGTGATGTGATGAACCTCTTCTATCAGGTCTTTGACCGGGGCTTTATGCGTGACGGCGAAGGGCGCGAGATCGATTTCCGCCACACCGTCATTCTGATGACCTCCAACCTCGGTGGCGATCACATCATGCAACTGTTGGAGGAGCAGCCAGCGGCCACAGAGTCCGATCTCCACGAGCTGGTGCGGCCGCTGCTGCGCGATCACTTCCAGCCTGCGCTGTTGGCTCGCTTCCAGACGGTACTTTACCGCCCGCTCAGCGAAAGTGCCTTACGCACCATCGTGGAGATGAAACTTGAGAAGGTCACTGGCCGCCTGACACGCCACTACGGCATCCGGAGCCAGATTGAAGAGAGCCTGTACGATGCCCTGACCGCCGCCTGCCTGCTGCCAGACACTGGCGCGCGCAATATCGATAGCCTGCTCAACCAGCAGATCCTGCCAGTACTGAGCCAGCAACTGCTGGCTCATCTGGCCGCGGGGCAGCAACCACACACTCTGACCCTTGGCTGGCACGAGGAGGAGGGCGTGGTGCTGGACTTGGGCGAGCAGAGCCATCTGAATGGCAGCGACAAGGAGTGA
- the tssL gene encoding type VI secretion system protein TssL, short form gives MSANQSSSILSPDIDALLQNTWLQAISLRHGPEFEEGGGRRLWERCVADVEQVQQALRAAGMDEASCRHILIAQCALLDEAVKSRGSHDDACMQWYDIPLQGHFLGTIEAGDTLCGRMRELLREPAPDLAVLTCFHRVMMLGFLGEYRTLNDPDREKLLKALTERVPPFAVAQSQPVLAAASRTWAQGGFISSWPIRLGVSLLGLAALWWGLNRWLDHLLATLLPGAMP, from the coding sequence ATGAGTGCTAACCAAAGCAGTTCAATTTTATCCCCTGACATTGATGCGCTGCTGCAAAACACCTGGTTGCAGGCGATTAGCCTGCGCCATGGGCCCGAGTTCGAAGAGGGGGGCGGGCGCAGGTTATGGGAGCGGTGTGTGGCCGATGTTGAGCAGGTACAACAGGCGTTGCGCGCTGCGGGTATGGATGAGGCCAGCTGCCGGCACATTCTTATCGCCCAGTGCGCCCTGCTGGATGAGGCCGTCAAGAGCCGGGGGAGTCATGATGATGCCTGTATGCAGTGGTATGACATTCCTTTGCAGGGCCACTTCCTCGGCACCATTGAAGCCGGAGATACGTTGTGTGGCCGTATGCGTGAGCTGCTGCGTGAACCCGCGCCAGACCTTGCGGTGCTCACCTGCTTTCACCGGGTGATGATGCTGGGGTTCCTTGGGGAGTACCGGACGCTCAACGATCCCGACCGTGAAAAGCTCCTCAAGGCACTGACAGAGCGGGTTCCGCCCTTCGCCGTGGCGCAGAGCCAGCCGGTACTGGCGGCGGCCTCGCGGACGTGGGCGCAAGGTGGGTTCATCTCCTCCTGGCCGATACGCCTTGGCGTCAGCCTGCTGGGGTTGGCCGCTTTATGGTGGGGGCTTAATCGCTGGCTTGACCACCTGCTGGCCACCCTGCTACCAGGAGCCATGCCATGA